The proteins below come from a single Caulobacter flavus genomic window:
- a CDS encoding low temperature requirement protein A — protein sequence MSTTPEDLTDDDLLNLLTDDQLAELDASIAEMFGAEGLDRAEALLVLARVYSMRAAERDEASALALLQLAAAMRRRAERLMQRPQ from the coding sequence ATGAGCACCACGCCCGAAGACCTGACCGACGACGACCTGCTGAACCTGCTGACCGACGATCAGCTGGCCGAGCTCGACGCCTCCATCGCCGAGATGTTCGGCGCCGAGGGGCTGGACCGCGCCGAGGCGCTTCTGGTGCTGGCCAGGGTCTATTCGATGCGGGCCGCCGAGCGCGACGAAGCCTCGGCCCTGGCCCTGCTGCAGCTGGCCGCCGCCATGCGCCGCCGCGCCGAGCGGCTGATGCAGCGGCCGCAGTAG